In one Fluviispira vulneris genomic region, the following are encoded:
- a CDS encoding peptidylprolyl isomerase, whose translation MTLVKMITNLGEITIELNDEKAPMTASNFVKYVKSEHFDGSIFHRVIPGFMIQGGGFTVEMKEKKTNNPIENEAKNGLGNERGTIAMARTNDPHSATAQFFINLTNNDFLNNRGAQWGYAVFGKVIEGMDVVDAIAKVKTGRHGFHDDVPTTPVIIESVRIVEAN comes from the coding sequence ATGACTTTAGTAAAAATGATCACGAATCTTGGTGAAATTACAATTGAACTTAACGATGAAAAAGCACCTATGACAGCCTCAAATTTCGTTAAATATGTTAAATCTGAGCATTTTGATGGCTCTATTTTTCACCGTGTGATTCCTGGATTTATGATTCAAGGTGGTGGATTTACTGTTGAAATGAAAGAAAAGAAAACAAATAATCCGATTGAAAACGAAGCAAAAAATGGTCTTGGCAACGAACGTGGAACAATTGCTATGGCACGCACAAACGATCCACATTCAGCAACAGCTCAGTTCTTTATTAACTTAACAAATAACGATTTTCTAAACAACCGTGGAGCTCAATGGGGTTATGCGGTCTTTGGTAAAGTGATTGAAGGAATGGATGTTGTCGACGCTATTGCAAAAGTCAAAACAGGCCGCCATGGTTTTCATGACGATGTGCCAACAACTCCTGTGATTATTGAATCAGTTAGAATTGTTGAAGCAAATTAA
- the thrS gene encoding threonine--tRNA ligase, giving the protein MSSTVQVFLPDGSSRSLPSPATVLDLAASIGSGLAKSAIAGKINGQAVDLDTLLTNGVKVEIITDRSKEGVEIIRHSTAHIMAMAIQELFPGTQITIGPVVENQFYYDVYPKEGTKIGTNDFPLIEKKMQEIVAKNIPVKRRVVSKDEAVAHFSKLGEKFKVEIVEALPAEGEIKIYNMGDWDDLCRGPHVPATGKLGAFKLMSVAGAYWRANKDNEQLVRIYGTAWANKKDLDAYLNMLEEAKKRDHILLGRQLNLFTLMSDIAPGAAFFFPNGAKLFTLLQNYIRVKWAKFGFQEIQSPQVMNVNLWKVSGHYENYREDMYVFKDDHDDEFGIKPMSCPGHVRMFMVGQKSYRDLPLRYGEFGIVHRNELSGTLHGLTRVRRITQDDGHIFCMLGQVQTEIVSALQFVKEAYSELGFNEVTYMLSTRPDNRMGAEEVWDIAEKALEDSLKEAQVQYSINPGDGAFYGPKIDFKVKDAIGRMHQCATIQLDFMMPMRFGATYQAANNTQETPVMIHRAVLGSLERFMGVFIEHCAGHFPLGFAPIQCRVVTVTEAQEDYARKVSQYLKENGVRVETDFSNDKLGAKIRDAQLLKIPYMLVIGDKEAQTNTLTARYRDGKNLAPMSPEDFLTHVKTECGSFWGIDTNQK; this is encoded by the coding sequence GTGAGTTCAACTGTACAAGTTTTTTTACCTGATGGATCGTCCCGTTCCCTTCCTTCCCCTGCAACTGTTCTTGATCTTGCCGCAAGTATCGGTTCTGGTTTAGCTAAAAGTGCAATTGCTGGAAAAATAAATGGGCAAGCAGTCGACCTTGATACCCTTTTAACAAATGGGGTAAAAGTAGAAATCATCACCGATCGGTCTAAAGAAGGTGTTGAAATTATAAGACACTCCACTGCGCATATCATGGCAATGGCGATTCAAGAGCTCTTTCCTGGAACGCAGATTACGATTGGACCTGTGGTAGAAAATCAATTTTATTATGATGTTTACCCTAAAGAAGGAACTAAAATAGGCACAAACGATTTCCCGCTGATCGAGAAAAAAATGCAGGAAATAGTTGCTAAAAATATTCCTGTGAAAAGAAGAGTTGTGAGTAAAGATGAAGCAGTAGCACATTTTTCTAAACTTGGCGAAAAATTTAAAGTTGAAATAGTTGAAGCATTGCCCGCAGAGGGTGAAATAAAAATTTATAATATGGGTGATTGGGATGACCTCTGTCGTGGTCCCCATGTACCAGCTACAGGCAAACTTGGGGCATTCAAACTGATGAGTGTTGCGGGTGCCTACTGGCGTGCGAATAAAGACAATGAACAACTCGTCCGTATATATGGAACTGCTTGGGCAAATAAAAAAGATCTCGATGCTTATTTAAATATGCTAGAAGAAGCAAAAAAACGTGATCATATTTTACTTGGGCGTCAACTCAATCTCTTCACATTAATGAGTGATATTGCCCCGGGTGCAGCGTTCTTTTTTCCAAATGGAGCTAAGCTTTTTACCCTTTTGCAAAATTACATTCGAGTGAAATGGGCGAAATTTGGTTTTCAAGAAATCCAAAGTCCACAAGTTATGAATGTTAACTTATGGAAGGTCAGTGGACATTACGAAAATTATCGTGAAGATATGTACGTTTTTAAAGATGATCATGATGATGAATTTGGAATTAAACCCATGAGTTGTCCTGGCCACGTGCGCATGTTTATGGTGGGACAAAAATCCTATCGCGATTTACCGTTACGTTATGGTGAGTTTGGCATTGTGCACCGCAACGAATTGAGCGGAACATTGCATGGGTTGACTCGTGTGCGTCGTATCACACAAGATGATGGTCATATTTTTTGTATGCTTGGACAAGTTCAAACTGAAATTGTTTCAGCGCTACAATTTGTCAAAGAAGCTTATTCAGAACTTGGCTTTAATGAAGTGACTTATATGCTTTCTACACGCCCAGACAACCGTATGGGTGCTGAGGAAGTATGGGATATAGCAGAAAAGGCTTTGGAAGATTCTTTAAAAGAAGCACAAGTTCAATACAGCATTAACCCTGGTGATGGTGCTTTTTATGGTCCTAAAATTGACTTTAAAGTGAAAGATGCGATTGGACGAATGCATCAGTGTGCAACCATCCAGCTTGACTTTATGATGCCTATGCGTTTTGGAGCGACTTACCAAGCAGCTAATAACACGCAAGAAACTCCTGTAATGATCCACCGTGCCGTTTTAGGTTCACTCGAGCGATTCATGGGCGTGTTTATCGAACACTGCGCAGGTCATTTCCCACTCGGGTTTGCCCCCATTCAGTGTCGTGTCGTAACAGTTACGGAAGCACAAGAAGATTATGCGCGTAAAGTTTCTCAGTATTTGAAAGAAAATGGCGTGCGCGTAGAAACAGATTTCAGCAACGATAAACTGGGTGCTAAAATCCGTGATGCGCAATTGCTGAAAATTCCTTATATGCTTGTTATTGGCGATAAAGAAGCGCAGACAAACACATTGACTGCACGGTATCGGGATGGAAAAAATCTAGCTCCCATGTCACCGGAAGATTTTTTAACCCATGTTAAAACGGAGTGCGGTTCCTTTTGGGGAATTGATACAAATCAAAAATAA
- a CDS encoding tetratricopeptide repeat protein — translation MFKKKLFTYSFFTFLTAAGGVFDSNLASTEILKIRKDKISPTFLAGEDSYRMVFDLGEPRRYATRFIKGTRTLQIRVIPARMEEFNNTSFYDTRFVKRVYMREEKSEVTIHIQLKNLPIGWVVATQNKPWRILIDFWRTEPESKNLEADWNWQPDYIEGLSKENIPEIMPTYIMQNEVVQDKKYPPKMNGQNKSESQKVVTSSGQANNQKAFIKENKNKSLPLMPEKDLEKIKREKEYNLPEIYGRLEVLKQISEYRMTLLQAQMGSVFGTKEEFDVGKNFAEELYKSGHEDQALSIYRRLVALSERKFKSDPKILWHAGESAYLTRNFDLANDYFRSLLLNSPGSEYAALAKLRLLDIDELSNSKTKGMGKTGYQNAQKYSEMALYDKNPLIVKVASSLRVLNDVVDENPNAVKTYQQNIDACVTSESIPFDLLKNCAYDQIRSTVEKENINTADAAVQQFKKKVAGDKRTAILENIVNSRVKDLLKSTAQNKQWEVWTRFEKGARQTLLEFTYSDPESLFTRAEAFDAVGENQKAIQLYSAFWQASTDQKRKNEAAAITARLYFRSNKPTDAEIFLRRIEQDEKRKADGLTEKSVQALKELSVAPYRNKIALRLLLDEMKLGRYVERDLPTLGEWARALRGTPDVEPLYEKILAFPAKSLDEIQTVEASIMQYAEDLRDSGRFAKSGDMFLAMANLAQGTHRAEAAYKAGVVYARAGLFDKAKTAWLLAANDTNDKRYSSLASERLDRLNK, via the coding sequence TTGTTCAAGAAAAAACTCTTCACATATTCATTCTTTACATTTCTTACCGCTGCAGGAGGAGTTTTTGACTCAAACTTGGCAAGTACAGAGATATTAAAAATTAGAAAAGATAAAATTTCTCCAACTTTTCTTGCAGGAGAAGATAGTTATCGCATGGTTTTTGATTTGGGAGAACCGCGGAGGTATGCAACGCGCTTTATTAAAGGAACAAGAACGTTACAAATAAGAGTTATTCCTGCAAGGATGGAAGAGTTTAATAATACATCATTTTATGACACTCGTTTTGTTAAACGTGTGTATATGCGCGAAGAAAAATCTGAAGTTACGATTCATATTCAATTAAAAAATTTACCAATCGGGTGGGTAGTCGCAACACAAAATAAACCTTGGAGAATTTTAATTGATTTTTGGCGAACTGAGCCTGAGAGTAAAAATTTGGAAGCGGACTGGAATTGGCAACCTGATTATATAGAAGGTTTGAGTAAAGAAAATATCCCTGAAATTATGCCTACTTATATTATGCAAAATGAGGTTGTGCAAGATAAAAAATACCCGCCCAAAATGAATGGGCAAAATAAAAGTGAAAGTCAAAAAGTTGTTACCTCTTCAGGTCAAGCAAATAATCAAAAAGCTTTTATTAAAGAAAATAAAAATAAATCACTTCCTTTAATGCCTGAAAAAGATCTTGAAAAAATAAAAAGAGAAAAAGAATATAATTTACCAGAGATATATGGCAGACTTGAAGTTTTAAAACAAATAAGTGAATATAGAATGACGTTGTTACAAGCGCAGATGGGCTCTGTTTTTGGAACGAAAGAAGAATTTGATGTTGGCAAAAATTTTGCTGAAGAGCTGTATAAGAGTGGTCATGAAGATCAAGCATTGAGTATTTATAGAAGACTTGTTGCACTTTCTGAAAGAAAATTTAAATCTGATCCAAAAATTTTATGGCATGCTGGTGAATCAGCTTATCTCACTAGGAATTTTGATTTAGCGAATGATTATTTTAGGTCGCTCTTGTTAAATTCTCCTGGCAGTGAATATGCAGCGTTAGCAAAACTTAGACTTTTAGATATCGATGAATTGAGTAATTCAAAGACAAAAGGAATGGGTAAAACAGGTTATCAAAATGCTCAGAAATATTCTGAAATGGCTTTGTACGACAAAAATCCTCTCATCGTAAAAGTCGCTTCTTCTCTCCGTGTTTTGAATGATGTTGTTGATGAAAATCCAAATGCGGTAAAAACGTATCAGCAAAATATAGACGCTTGCGTCACTTCTGAAAGTATCCCGTTTGACTTGCTGAAAAATTGTGCATATGATCAGATAAGATCTACGGTTGAAAAAGAAAATATCAACACTGCAGACGCTGCCGTTCAGCAATTTAAAAAGAAGGTGGCTGGTGATAAACGCACTGCTATTCTTGAAAATATTGTGAACAGCAGAGTAAAGGATCTCTTAAAGAGCACTGCACAAAATAAACAGTGGGAAGTATGGACACGTTTTGAAAAAGGTGCGCGGCAGACATTACTTGAATTTACGTATTCTGATCCAGAGTCTCTTTTTACCAGAGCAGAAGCTTTTGATGCCGTAGGTGAAAACCAAAAGGCAATTCAACTTTACAGTGCATTTTGGCAAGCTTCGACGGATCAAAAAAGAAAGAATGAAGCAGCTGCCATTACTGCGCGCTTATATTTTCGAAGCAATAAACCTACTGACGCAGAAATATTTTTGCGTCGCATCGAACAAGATGAAAAAAGAAAAGCAGATGGATTAACTGAAAAGTCTGTACAGGCTTTGAAGGAGCTTTCTGTTGCTCCTTACCGTAACAAAATAGCGTTACGTTTACTTTTAGATGAGATGAAACTTGGACGTTATGTTGAACGCGATTTGCCAACTCTGGGTGAATGGGCTCGGGCTTTGCGTGGTACCCCTGATGTCGAACCTCTTTATGAGAAAATTCTGGCATTTCCTGCAAAGTCACTGGATGAAATTCAAACAGTTGAAGCGTCAATCATGCAATATGCAGAAGATTTACGGGATTCGGGCAGATTTGCGAAGTCGGGAGATATGTTTCTTGCAATGGCAAATTTAGCCCAGGGAACACATCGAGCCGAAGCCGCATATAAAGCAGGAGTTGTATATGCGAGAGCAGGCCTTTTCGATAAAGCGAAAACAGCATGGCTCTTAGCAGCAAACGACACTAACGACAAGCGATACTCTTCACTGGCGAGCGAAAGGCTCGACAGACTCAATAAGTAA
- a CDS encoding HAD family hydrolase encodes MLKFNFFIFDFDGNICDTNKAVHYCITKTLDEYNINFDKSYLEYLISQGLSLKDTFAELAKNTCVESLIKQYRVIYNSGKGIEMSNLYPNVHEVFDYLKLNNSTIFVLSNKGIISISEALNYFQLDKYIDMCIADSLEMKKKPDPMIYNEVIRTKYTYLNPQEVLMIGDKVGDINFAKNSFISSCWAKYGDGNKEECIDLNLTYKIDSFSSLLEII; translated from the coding sequence ATGTTAAAATTTAATTTTTTTATATTTGATTTTGATGGGAATATTTGTGATACAAATAAGGCTGTTCATTACTGTATAACGAAAACGCTTGATGAGTATAATATTAACTTTGATAAAAGTTATTTAGAATATTTAATATCACAGGGCTTGAGTTTAAAAGATACATTCGCAGAGCTAGCGAAAAATACTTGTGTTGAAAGTTTAATTAAACAATATAGAGTAATTTACAATTCAGGAAAAGGGATAGAAATGAGTAATTTGTATCCTAACGTACACGAAGTTTTTGATTATTTAAAATTAAATAATTCTACGATTTTTGTGCTAAGTAATAAAGGAATTATTTCGATATCAGAAGCTTTAAATTATTTTCAATTAGATAAGTATATTGATATGTGTATTGCTGATAGTCTAGAAATGAAAAAAAAGCCGGATCCTATGATATATAATGAGGTTATAAGAACTAAATACACTTATCTAAATCCCCAAGAAGTTTTAATGATTGGAGATAAGGTAGGCGATATTAATTTTGCAAAAAATTCTTTTATTTCATCTTGCTGGGCAAAGTATGGGGATGGAAATAAAGAAGAATGTATCGATTTAAATCTAACATATAAAATAGACTCATTTTCTTCATTATTAGAAATAATTTAA
- a CDS encoding sigma 54-interacting transcriptional regulator, whose protein sequence is MSDVRPMGLFDIDSANYGTQQSNNAVEGRSIHSNNVPNETDLRISEEEMLRHYPTRDEKIYKLLEVARTIAPTKVPILITGESGTGKETFAKAIHIAGGRERGRFVVANSSNIPANFFEMELFPAQRNPHEYNQNHSNRPLETCSLMLDEVTELEASMQLKLLRILKEQDVNKGAIRRGTAADARIIACSNKNIQDEVNAQRFRNDLFFKLHVIHLEIPALRQRLVDIDFYSEIFLREFNIQFSKNVQLSPTAKQALRTYTWPGNIRELRNVIQRSVLLSTRDYIGVEELHLMRANSRTEVAMGEPLPQVTLRELEQRLILQTLRRMNGNRTHTAKALGISLRALRYKLNELVDCGYEVEGKNI, encoded by the coding sequence ATGAGTGATGTGCGTCCTATGGGATTGTTTGACATAGATTCTGCAAACTATGGAACACAACAAAGTAACAATGCTGTGGAAGGACGCAGCATTCATTCTAATAATGTTCCAAATGAAACAGATCTAAGAATTTCAGAAGAGGAAATGCTTAGGCATTATCCAACTCGTGATGAAAAAATATATAAATTGCTTGAAGTCGCTAGAACCATTGCTCCAACTAAAGTACCAATTTTAATTACGGGTGAAAGTGGAACAGGAAAAGAAACATTTGCAAAAGCGATACATATTGCTGGTGGAAGAGAAAGAGGTCGCTTTGTTGTCGCAAATAGTTCAAATATTCCTGCTAACTTTTTTGAAATGGAACTCTTTCCTGCGCAAAGAAATCCACACGAATATAATCAAAATCACAGCAATCGTCCACTTGAAACTTGCTCATTGATGCTCGATGAAGTCACTGAGTTAGAAGCATCTATGCAATTAAAGCTTTTAAGAATATTAAAAGAACAAGATGTTAATAAAGGTGCAATAAGACGTGGTACTGCTGCAGATGCAAGAATAATTGCATGTAGTAATAAAAATATTCAAGACGAAGTCAATGCACAAAGATTTCGCAATGACTTATTTTTTAAATTACATGTCATACATTTAGAAATTCCTGCATTGAGACAAAGATTGGTTGATATAGATTTCTATTCCGAGATTTTTCTACGTGAATTTAATATTCAATTTTCTAAAAATGTTCAACTTTCACCTACTGCTAAACAAGCTCTCAGGACGTACACTTGGCCAGGAAATATTCGTGAATTGCGTAACGTTATTCAACGGTCAGTGTTACTTTCAACCCGTGATTACATAGGTGTAGAAGAACTTCATCTAATGAGAGCAAATAGCAGAACAGAAGTTGCTATGGGAGAACCGCTTCCACAGGTAACTTTAAGAGAACTTGAACAGAGACTGATATTGCAAACACTCAGAAGAATGAATGGAAATAGAACTCACACTGCGAAAGCATTAGGAATATCGTT
- a CDS encoding phosphate signaling complex PhoU family protein, with protein sequence MSRISSLEMQLANVKSLLRTMCDAVHAGLQTLVQHFEHPNTNRLIKIVVLDSEIDNLERAIDASILQVFATQQPLGYELRLAYACAKIAHHVERIGDAVESLARQLVNGDVPEQKEIFLEMLLDTKNLFERSYTAMFDGDLSLIQEIHILDDKVDVKQRELNLIAKNILKKGNKKSIEKALKIISMSSKLEKIADLCCNWAEQIDFAENGMARRTLRKRKYRLVFIDNIGGMIASLVASFLYKNVKDIVELSVITTQSIKSNNILNFTNLLVDYEITPQIFPIARITTVNWNNCLMLIKLGKFELSEEESDIVPNKTVQIHWPEITIDPIDIENDPKKFKEFANVLTRRTNQLAQIIARTQEQN encoded by the coding sequence ATGTCGAGAATTTCAAGTCTTGAAATGCAGTTAGCGAATGTAAAATCATTATTAAGAACAATGTGTGATGCTGTACATGCGGGCCTGCAAACTTTAGTGCAACATTTTGAGCATCCAAACACAAATAGATTGATTAAAATAGTTGTTCTCGATTCAGAGATAGACAATCTTGAGCGTGCCATCGATGCCTCTATTTTACAAGTTTTTGCAACCCAGCAGCCCTTGGGATACGAATTACGCTTGGCCTATGCTTGTGCAAAAATTGCCCACCATGTTGAGCGGATAGGCGATGCAGTGGAAAGTTTGGCGAGACAACTTGTCAACGGTGACGTTCCAGAACAAAAAGAGATTTTTTTGGAAATGCTGTTAGATACGAAAAATTTATTTGAGCGTTCTTATACTGCCATGTTCGATGGTGACTTGTCACTGATCCAAGAAATACATATTTTAGATGATAAAGTGGATGTAAAACAAAGAGAGCTAAATCTAATTGCAAAGAACATTTTGAAAAAAGGCAATAAAAAAAGTATAGAAAAAGCGCTTAAAATTATCAGTATGAGTTCTAAATTAGAAAAAATTGCCGATTTATGTTGTAACTGGGCAGAACAAATAGATTTTGCAGAAAATGGAATGGCGCGAAGAACGCTGAGAAAAAGAAAATATCGTTTGGTATTTATAGATAATATTGGAGGAATGATAGCAAGTCTCGTTGCATCATTTCTGTATAAAAATGTGAAGGATATTGTTGAGCTTTCTGTTATTACAACTCAATCGATAAAGTCAAATAATATTCTTAACTTTACAAATTTACTTGTTGATTACGAAATCACCCCGCAAATTTTTCCTATTGCAAGAATAACGACTGTTAATTGGAATAATTGTTTGATGTTAATTAAACTGGGTAAATTTGAATTATCAGAAGAAGAATCTGACATAGTTCCTAATAAAACCGTTCAAATTCACTGGCCCGAAATTACGATTGATCCAATTGATATTGAAAATGATCCAAAAAAATTTAAAGAGTTTGCAAATGTTCTCACTCGTAGAACAAATCAACTCGCACAAATAATTGCACGAACACAAGAACAAAATTAA
- the lipA gene encoding lipoyl synthase, producing MPENINLNQINKPQNLLDNLDSRKEIYAKLAALAIEPEIHPKTGRPLKPQWLKVGLTGGEVLFNIKKDLREKKLYTVCEEAKCPNISGCWNTGTATFMILGDVCTRGCRFCHIKTGNPGGLLDKEEPYKVAESIRMMNLNYAVITMVDRDDIPDGGAAHIAETIIAIHKENPRTKVEILAGDFRGQIESIDQVVHAGRGLDVFAHNVETVRRLSPRVRDARAKYDQSLKVLENALKIGPKGMYTKSAIMLGLGEEFAEVEETLCDLRQVGTEIITIGQYLQPTTKHLTVKRFVHPEEFDYWKTRAKELGFKAVAAGPLVRSSYKASELFPV from the coding sequence ATGCCAGAGAACATCAATTTAAATCAAATAAACAAACCTCAAAATCTGCTAGACAACTTAGATAGCCGCAAAGAAATTTATGCAAAGCTTGCCGCTCTTGCCATAGAACCAGAAATTCATCCAAAAACAGGTCGTCCCCTAAAACCTCAATGGCTTAAAGTTGGTCTCACCGGTGGTGAAGTCCTTTTTAATATCAAAAAAGATCTCAGAGAGAAAAAACTCTACACAGTTTGCGAAGAAGCAAAATGCCCTAATATATCAGGATGTTGGAATACAGGCACTGCTACTTTTATGATTTTAGGCGATGTCTGCACACGAGGCTGCCGCTTCTGCCATATTAAAACAGGCAACCCTGGGGGGCTGCTTGACAAAGAGGAACCATACAAAGTTGCTGAAAGCATTCGCATGATGAATCTCAATTATGCCGTTATTACTATGGTTGATAGAGACGATATTCCTGATGGCGGGGCAGCGCACATTGCCGAAACAATCATAGCGATTCATAAAGAAAATCCCCGAACCAAAGTCGAAATTCTCGCAGGAGATTTTAGAGGACAAATTGAGAGTATTGACCAAGTAGTCCATGCAGGCCGGGGCCTCGATGTTTTTGCCCACAATGTTGAAACCGTGCGGCGCTTAAGCCCACGCGTGCGCGACGCACGCGCAAAATACGACCAAAGTCTTAAAGTTCTTGAAAATGCTTTAAAAATTGGGCCAAAAGGTATGTACACAAAAAGTGCTATTATGCTTGGGCTGGGCGAAGAATTCGCTGAAGTTGAAGAAACGCTTTGTGATCTGCGCCAAGTTGGCACAGAAATCATAACGATTGGTCAATATCTCCAACCAACCACAAAACACTTGACCGTAAAGCGCTTTGTCCATCCTGAAGAGTTTGACTACTGGAAAACACGCGCAAAAGAACTTGGCTTTAAAGCCGTTGCAGCGGGACCTTTGGTCAGAAGCTCCTATAAAGCTTCGGAACTGTTTCCAGTATAA